A genomic stretch from Desulfotignum balticum DSM 7044 includes:
- the nadC gene encoding carboxylating nicotinate-nucleotide diphosphorylase, which produces MDMIQQIIALALFEDSGLGDITSESILPEPRKGHGVIVAKQDCILAGTDVVRKTFKMVDPEATVRFFFQDGDAVFRGEDVLSVEGDLLCLLKAERVALNFLQRLSGIATLTREYVAALKGASARLTDTRKTTPGWRHLEKEAVRSGGGHNHRFSLYDGILIKDNHIAVAGSISAAVQAVKNRTSHLMKIEVEVSTMDQVDQALAAGADVIMLDNMSIKEMAAAVTRIHGRALVEASGNVSVETLKEIADTGVDVISCGALTHQARSVDLSMRLF; this is translated from the coding sequence ATGGACATGATCCAACAGATTATCGCGCTGGCCCTGTTTGAGGATTCCGGGCTCGGGGATATCACCTCGGAAAGCATTTTGCCCGAACCCCGAAAGGGACATGGTGTGATTGTCGCCAAACAGGATTGTATTCTGGCAGGAACGGATGTGGTCCGAAAAACATTCAAGATGGTGGACCCGGAAGCGACCGTTCGATTTTTTTTCCAGGACGGCGATGCTGTTTTCAGAGGGGAGGACGTGCTGTCGGTGGAAGGAGATCTGTTGTGTCTGCTCAAAGCGGAACGGGTGGCGTTGAATTTTTTGCAGCGGCTGTCCGGTATTGCCACCTTGACCCGGGAATATGTGGCAGCATTGAAGGGCGCTTCCGCCCGGCTCACCGATACAAGGAAAACCACGCCGGGATGGCGGCACCTGGAAAAAGAGGCGGTCCGGTCCGGCGGCGGCCATAATCACCGGTTTTCCCTGTATGACGGTATTCTGATCAAAGACAATCACATTGCCGTGGCCGGCAGTATTTCCGCGGCCGTTCAGGCCGTGAAAAACCGGACGTCCCATTTGATGAAAATTGAAGTGGAGGTCTCAACCATGGATCAGGTGGACCAGGCCCTGGCAGCGGGTGCGGATGTGATCATGCTGGACAACATGTCAATAAAGGAGATGGCGGCGGCTGTGACCCGAATCCACGGCCGGGCCCTGGTGGAAGCATCAGGCAATGTTTCCGTGGAAACCCTGAAGGAGATTGCAGATACCGGCGTGGATGTGATTTCCTGCGGGGCACTGACCCACCAGGCCCGGTCGGTTGATTTGAGTATGCGTCTTTTTTGA
- a CDS encoding valine--tRNA ligase, with product MGSDSLDKGYEPAGIEEKWYQFWQDNGFFKAEDTSDHPPFSIVIPPPNVTGVLHMGHALNNVIQDIMCRYRRLQGYNVLWMPGTDHAGIATQNVVERDLAARGKHRDQLGREAFIDEVWKWKEKSGGAIINQLKRLGASCDWDRERFTMDEGLSDAVRKVFVRLYKEGLIYEGQYIINWCPRCFTALADLEVEYEEQDSYLYYVRYPFKGQKKGLTVATTRPETMFGDTAVAVNPSDDRFTDLAETHVLLPLTDRVIPIIRDTYVDTAFGTGALKVTPAHDPNDFDLGEKHGLDRIKVIDDKGLMTEAAGPFQGLDRFECRTRAVQALADQGLLEKKEPLKNSVGTCYRCRTVVEPALSKQWFVKVKPLAEKATEAVRSGDTRIIPDTWSKTYFDWMDNIRDWCISRQIWWGHRIPVWKCPACNHVMVEETDPTGCAVCGSKNIVQETDVLDTWFSSALWPFSTMGWPEETPLLKTFYPTSVLVTGFDILFFWVARMMMFGIHFKEEVPFKDVYIHALVRDEHGKKMSKSKGNVIDPLKVIDQYGADAFRFTLAAFAAQGRDVKMSESRVEGYRHFVNKLWNAARFSLMHITSEDNAFEDDNLTLWERWILSRSAATSLAVKQGIENYRFNEAASAVYQFVWHEFCDWFIETEKPALYEKQGGIRRNTARAVLAKVLKDTLVMLHPFMPFVTEEIYHLLPATEGSVMQAEFPYAKDTYARYRNEPVEADMAFVFDLISGVRNIRSEMNIQPSMKIKVLAHTENEKEKLLIVENKAVISTLATMERLSFCDLENVPKACASSVNGNTTCFVSLEGVIDFEKEILRLEKELEKNTKELVGVQKRLGNESFLEKAPQEVIDKVHARHADLTEKNEKLAANLQRIQEMA from the coding sequence ATGGGTTCGGATTCTCTGGACAAAGGGTATGAGCCGGCAGGGATTGAAGAAAAATGGTATCAATTCTGGCAGGACAACGGATTTTTCAAAGCAGAAGATACCAGTGACCACCCGCCTTTTTCGATCGTTATTCCCCCGCCCAATGTTACCGGTGTTCTTCATATGGGCCATGCCCTGAACAATGTGATCCAGGATATCATGTGCCGATACCGGCGGCTGCAAGGATATAATGTGCTGTGGATGCCGGGCACGGATCATGCCGGTATTGCCACCCAGAATGTGGTGGAACGGGATCTGGCGGCCCGGGGGAAACATCGGGATCAGCTGGGCCGGGAAGCCTTTATCGACGAGGTCTGGAAATGGAAGGAAAAATCCGGCGGTGCCATTATCAATCAGCTCAAACGGCTGGGCGCGTCCTGTGACTGGGACCGGGAACGGTTCACCATGGATGAGGGGCTGTCCGATGCCGTGCGCAAGGTGTTTGTAAGGCTGTACAAGGAAGGGCTGATATATGAAGGCCAGTATATCATCAACTGGTGCCCCCGGTGTTTCACAGCCCTGGCGGACCTGGAAGTGGAATATGAGGAACAGGATTCCTACCTGTATTATGTCCGGTATCCGTTCAAGGGCCAGAAAAAAGGACTGACCGTGGCCACGACCCGGCCGGAGACCATGTTTGGAGATACTGCGGTGGCCGTAAATCCGTCAGACGATCGGTTTACAGATCTGGCGGAGACACATGTACTGCTGCCCCTTACTGACCGGGTGATTCCCATTATCCGGGATACGTATGTGGACACGGCGTTTGGTACCGGAGCCCTGAAAGTGACACCGGCCCACGATCCCAACGACTTTGATCTGGGGGAAAAACACGGGCTGGATCGGATCAAAGTGATCGATGACAAAGGATTGATGACCGAGGCGGCCGGACCGTTCCAGGGACTGGACCGGTTCGAATGCCGGACCCGGGCCGTCCAGGCCCTTGCAGATCAGGGGCTGCTGGAAAAGAAAGAACCTTTGAAAAACAGCGTGGGAACCTGCTACCGTTGCCGGACCGTGGTGGAACCGGCATTGTCCAAACAATGGTTTGTCAAGGTCAAGCCCCTGGCGGAAAAAGCTACGGAAGCGGTCCGGTCCGGGGATACCCGCATCATCCCGGACACCTGGTCCAAAACCTATTTCGACTGGATGGACAATATCAGGGACTGGTGTATTTCAAGGCAGATCTGGTGGGGCCATCGGATTCCGGTGTGGAAATGCCCGGCATGCAATCATGTGATGGTGGAGGAAACCGATCCGACAGGCTGTGCCGTGTGCGGGTCCAAAAACATCGTCCAGGAAACCGATGTGCTGGACACCTGGTTTTCCTCGGCACTGTGGCCTTTTTCCACCATGGGATGGCCGGAGGAAACCCCGCTGCTCAAGACGTTTTATCCCACCAGTGTGCTGGTCACAGGTTTTGATATTCTGTTTTTCTGGGTGGCCAGAATGATGATGTTCGGTATCCATTTCAAGGAAGAGGTGCCGTTCAAAGACGTCTACATCCATGCCCTGGTCAGGGATGAGCACGGAAAGAAAATGAGCAAGTCCAAGGGCAATGTCATTGATCCGTTGAAAGTGATCGATCAGTACGGCGCAGATGCTTTTCGGTTCACCCTGGCGGCGTTTGCAGCCCAGGGCCGGGATGTGAAAATGTCTGAATCCCGGGTGGAAGGATACCGGCATTTTGTGAACAAATTATGGAATGCGGCCCGGTTTTCATTGATGCACATCACTTCCGAAGACAATGCGTTTGAGGATGACAACTTAACCTTATGGGAACGCTGGATTCTGTCCCGGTCAGCTGCGACATCCCTGGCCGTGAAACAAGGAATTGAAAATTACCGGTTCAACGAAGCGGCATCTGCTGTTTATCAGTTTGTGTGGCACGAATTCTGTGACTGGTTTATTGAAACGGAAAAACCGGCCCTGTATGAAAAACAGGGCGGGATTCGAAGAAACACGGCCCGGGCGGTGCTGGCAAAGGTGCTCAAGGATACCCTGGTGATGCTGCATCCGTTCATGCCGTTTGTCACTGAAGAGATTTATCATCTGCTGCCCGCAACGGAAGGCTCGGTGATGCAGGCGGAATTTCCCTATGCAAAGGATACCTACGCCCGGTACAGAAACGAGCCGGTTGAAGCGGACATGGCCTTTGTGTTTGATTTGATTTCCGGTGTCCGGAACATCCGGAGCGAAATGAACATCCAGCCATCCATGAAAATCAAGGTGCTGGCCCACACGGAAAATGAAAAAGAAAAATTGCTGATCGTGGAAAACAAGGCGGTGATTTCCACATTGGCCACCATGGAACGCCTGTCTTTCTGTGACCTGGAAAATGTGCCCAAAGCCTGCGCCAGTTCCGTGAACGGCAACACCACTTGTTTTGTATCCCTGGAAGGGGTGATTGATTTTGAAAAAGAGATCCTTCGCCTGGAAAAAGAACTGGAGAAAAATACCAAGGAACTGGTCGGGGTTCAGAAACGCCTGGGAAATGAGAGTTTTCTGGAAAAAGCCCCCCAGGAAGTGATCGACAAGGTCCATGCCCGGCATGCCGATTTAACGGAAAAAAATGAAAAACTGGCGGCCAACCTTCAACGTATTCAGGAAATGGCATAA
- a CDS encoding RsmE family RNA methyltransferase — protein sequence MQKFLIPGGSIRENRVILDGSDARHITRVLRLSRGDHLSLTDGMGTDFSGRITDCNREQVTVEIMDTRLSQTESPLVLTVCTGMLKYQKMDDVIQGLTQIGITRWIPFFCERSIPLPDAKALDRRMERWQTIANETIKQCQRSRVVEISFPMTFDRILAMAKDFDHCIAFWEQGGDSLSQLMPGKGRNQTLVLIGPEGGFSESEINRASASGFIPYSLGPRILRAETASLCGAALIQHRLGDM from the coding sequence ATGCAGAAATTCTTAATCCCCGGGGGTTCCATTCGTGAGAACCGGGTTATTCTTGACGGGTCTGACGCCCGGCATATCACCCGGGTACTGCGTCTTTCCAGAGGTGATCACTTAAGTCTCACCGACGGTATGGGAACCGATTTTTCCGGACGGATCACTGACTGCAACCGGGAACAGGTAACCGTGGAAATCATGGATACCCGGCTGTCTCAAACCGAATCCCCGCTTGTTCTCACCGTCTGCACCGGTATGCTCAAATATCAGAAAATGGATGATGTCATCCAGGGCCTGACCCAGATAGGCATTACCCGGTGGATTCCTTTTTTCTGTGAACGCTCCATCCCTTTACCGGATGCCAAAGCCCTGGACCGGCGCATGGAGCGCTGGCAGACCATCGCAAACGAAACCATTAAACAATGCCAAAGAAGCCGGGTTGTGGAGATTTCTTTTCCCATGACATTTGACCGCATCCTGGCAATGGCCAAAGACTTTGATCATTGCATCGCTTTCTGGGAACAAGGAGGTGACTCATTGTCTCAACTTATGCCCGGTAAAGGCCGCAATCAGACCCTGGTGCTGATCGGACCGGAAGGGGGTTTTTCAGAATCCGAGATCAACCGGGCATCTGCCAGCGGATTTATCCCCTATTCTCTGGGACCCCGAATCCTGCGGGCGGAAACTGCATCCCTGTGCGGGGCCGCCCTGATCCAGCACCGACTGGGAGATATGTAG
- a CDS encoding YdbL family protein gives MRIKQWALYMIIGIAAVLTLADSVPAQGIKERMKERLPVIAQLKTQGIVGENNRGYLDFVGNEKTHEALIAQENQDRKTVYAHIAKQQNTSLSVVEKNRALQLIERAAPGTYVQMPDGTWVQK, from the coding sequence ATGAGGATTAAACAATGGGCCCTATATATGATCATTGGCATTGCAGCTGTGCTGACACTGGCCGATTCCGTGCCGGCCCAGGGAATCAAGGAACGGATGAAAGAACGGCTGCCCGTGATTGCACAATTGAAAACCCAGGGAATTGTGGGTGAAAACAACCGGGGATACTTAGATTTCGTGGGCAATGAAAAAACCCATGAAGCCCTGATCGCCCAGGAGAACCAGGACCGGAAAACCGTGTACGCCCATATTGCCAAACAACAGAACACCTCACTTTCGGTTGTGGAAAAGAACCGGGCCCTGCAATTGATAGAACGGGCCGCACCGGGCACGTATGTCCAGATGCCGGACGGCACCTGGGTCCAGAAATAA
- a CDS encoding YnbE family lipoprotein: MMILIPRFILLVWMVMMFSGCQTRHEVDVKPVEVKPIHITIDVNIKVQKALDDFFSDIDAQEDEIMEELEEKKNED; the protein is encoded by the coding sequence ATGATGATCCTGATACCCCGTTTCATTTTACTGGTATGGATGGTTATGATGTTCAGCGGATGTCAGACCCGCCATGAAGTGGATGTCAAACCTGTGGAGGTCAAGCCCATTCACATCACCATCGATGTGAATATCAAGGTGCAGAAGGCATTGGATGATTTTTTCAGCGACATCGATGCCCAGGAAGACGAAATCATGGAAGAACTGGAGGAGAAGAAAAATGAGGATTAA
- a CDS encoding intermembrane phospholipid transport protein YdbH family protein, with product MRFKSLSIKLLMILGAMFLVLAIVAVNLPMVAQWFIEYRYGAVLSSQHVQFKVSHVGKNRTLISDLKWGKDMSADLVSVSYAFDGWGVPTLKHLTLSGLTINAMYDSEQGVLIDPVLQGSPTSEPPHLKDSASVDFKTRAASYVSYLPKQIEINNARLILKMNQDVTVIPFNGALAMNKSDQQMVCEAKFYPFGQQVTLETRVHAVGGLETFHLNARAFDFDPLVDFLTVKKSPWSGITDWSVEKLTHNTWQIELSDMIMSRPDGIKIPHAVARILKEPHQITVLGEMGVSHPDFSDLTGSGRAQVMLDASGFGIRDVNLTWETRPMEKLAFRHTDVTGVVEQPFAALSLHIKDHAVDGNMTVSFSQTHIEKQGWQGSSGQGSVQSDILGDWNAGPLTLDLTSRLSGIHMHTQDGDVRLNRLDTAGRVSMDMTDGLPGKGSIYRTEKKVVQFDGTFQMPESDAMTIALNGTAGLDPGIFGHVTVKTNRFKVSPSQFEKIMPQSLFPVEYDLDVLVSGFAEWKNHHLSTGGDLRIYDGSVSVPDQNLTLEQIQGHLKFNDLLAPASVPGQQMTIARIQAGDFKATDAVVRFTLEKGPFLLLENLRVNWAGGLVSTESFRMPSEDQSVDLTLYCDRIQLNQLLAQMGGFDAQGNGSLNGRIPVKYKNGEISFDNAFLFSTPGQGGRIVIRNPEKLMAGVPMDSPGFSQLDLAGEALKDFEYTWAKLTFTTQGDTLTANMELDGKPGRILPFVYKKDINSFVRVDAKSPGSRFQGIQLDVNLTVPFNQVVTFGNKIRKLLN from the coding sequence ATGCGATTTAAATCTTTGAGCATAAAACTGTTGATGATTTTGGGTGCGATGTTCCTGGTTCTTGCCATCGTGGCCGTCAACCTGCCCATGGTGGCCCAGTGGTTCATTGAATATCGGTATGGAGCGGTGCTGTCATCACAGCACGTGCAGTTCAAGGTGTCGCATGTGGGAAAAAACCGGACACTGATCTCTGACTTAAAATGGGGCAAAGATATGTCAGCGGACCTGGTATCGGTGTCGTATGCGTTTGACGGCTGGGGTGTGCCGACCCTCAAACACCTGACTTTGTCCGGCCTGACAATCAATGCGATGTATGATTCGGAGCAAGGAGTTTTAATCGACCCTGTTTTACAGGGCAGCCCGACTTCGGAGCCGCCTCATTTAAAAGATAGTGCATCAGTAGATTTCAAAACCAGGGCTGCATCCTATGTTTCGTATCTGCCAAAACAGATTGAAATAAACAATGCCCGGCTGATACTGAAAATGAATCAGGACGTCACAGTGATCCCTTTTAACGGCGCCCTGGCAATGAACAAATCTGATCAGCAGATGGTGTGTGAAGCAAAATTTTATCCCTTTGGTCAGCAGGTGACGTTGGAAACAAGGGTTCATGCCGTGGGAGGCCTGGAAACATTTCATCTCAACGCCCGGGCCTTTGATTTTGATCCCCTGGTTGATTTTCTGACTGTCAAAAAGAGCCCATGGTCCGGGATCACGGACTGGTCTGTGGAAAAATTGACCCACAATACCTGGCAGATAGAATTGTCAGATATGATCATGTCAAGGCCCGATGGAATCAAAATTCCCCATGCCGTGGCCCGGATTTTAAAAGAGCCTCATCAGATCACCGTGCTGGGAGAGATGGGCGTGTCCCACCCGGATTTTTCCGATTTGACCGGGTCCGGCCGGGCCCAGGTGATGCTGGATGCTTCCGGATTCGGTATCCGGGATGTGAACCTGACCTGGGAGACCCGGCCCATGGAAAAGCTGGCGTTCCGGCACACCGATGTTACCGGCGTGGTGGAGCAGCCGTTTGCCGCATTGTCACTGCATATAAAGGATCATGCGGTTGATGGAAATATGACGGTTTCCTTTTCACAAACCCATATTGAAAAGCAGGGCTGGCAAGGATCTTCGGGTCAGGGGTCGGTTCAGTCCGATATTTTGGGCGATTGGAATGCCGGTCCCCTGACCTTGGACCTGACATCCCGCCTGTCCGGGATTCATATGCATACCCAAGACGGGGATGTCCGATTGAACCGATTGGATACAGCAGGTAGGGTTTCCATGGATATGACCGACGGACTGCCGGGCAAAGGCAGTATTTACAGGACCGAAAAAAAAGTCGTTCAGTTTGACGGCACGTTTCAGATGCCGGAGTCCGATGCCATGACCATTGCGCTCAATGGAACCGCCGGTCTGGATCCCGGCATTTTTGGACACGTGACTGTCAAAACAAACCGGTTCAAGGTGTCACCGTCCCAGTTTGAAAAGATCATGCCGCAATCCTTGTTTCCGGTTGAATATGATCTGGATGTTCTGGTATCCGGATTTGCGGAATGGAAAAATCATCACCTGTCTACAGGAGGGGATCTGCGTATTTATGACGGGTCTGTGTCTGTGCCGGATCAGAATTTGACACTTGAACAGATTCAGGGGCACCTCAAATTCAATGATCTTCTGGCACCGGCATCGGTTCCCGGCCAGCAGATGACCATTGCCCGAATTCAGGCCGGTGATTTCAAGGCAACGGATGCAGTCGTGCGTTTCACCCTGGAAAAAGGGCCTTTTCTGCTGCTGGAGAATTTGCGGGTCAACTGGGCCGGCGGCCTGGTGTCCACGGAATCTTTCCGAATGCCTTCGGAGGATCAATCCGTGGACCTGACCCTGTATTGTGATCGGATTCAGTTGAATCAGCTGCTGGCACAGATGGGCGGATTCGACGCCCAGGGAAACGGGAGTCTGAACGGCCGCATTCCCGTGAAGTACAAAAACGGGGAGATCTCGTTTGACAATGCATTTTTATTTTCAACCCCGGGGCAGGGGGGGCGGATAGTGATCCGGAACCCTGAAAAGCTGATGGCCGGCGTTCCCATGGATTCCCCCGGATTCAGCCAGCTGGATCTGGCAGGAGAGGCGTTAAAAGATTTTGAATATACCTGGGCCAAACTCACGTTTACCACCCAGGGGGACACATTGACAGCGAACATGGAACTGGACGGCAAACCCGGCCGGATACTGCCTTTTGTCTATAAAAAAGATATCAATTCGTTTGTCAGGGTGGATGCGAAGAGTCCGGGTTCCCGATTCCAGGGGATTCAGCTGGATGTGAACCTGACGGTTCCTTTCAACCAGGTGGTGACGTTTGGCAACAAGATCCGGAAACTGTTAAATTAA
- a CDS encoding rhomboid family intramembrane serine protease, which yields MIPIRDNQVSDCVPVVTYGLMGINLLAWLFQTQAGPASETFYYLYGLVPAKYTIHEMSRHFSGFNQVYSLFTYMFLHGGFWHLLGNMWSLYIFGDNVEAHFGSLRFLGFYVLCGLISGAFHFFLNPFSMVPTIGASGAIAGVMGAYFMLYPRAKILTLIPIIIIPWFVEIPAFIFLGFWFLIQFLNAAGEGAGAGIAWWAHIGGFIAGLVLVKLNRQVPGTGARQKIQQYTRKQHTPKLQTILATPASDESDLYGTIEVSSLEALTGTKKLITIPWGFSKPLYRVTIPPGVKQGNRLRLAGMGRSLPGKPKGDMFLTIRIKNAI from the coding sequence ATGATACCCATCCGGGACAACCAGGTGTCCGACTGTGTTCCTGTGGTCACGTATGGATTGATGGGTATCAATTTGCTGGCCTGGCTGTTTCAGACCCAGGCGGGACCGGCCAGTGAGACCTTTTATTATCTTTATGGACTGGTACCGGCCAAGTACACGATTCACGAGATGTCTCGGCATTTTTCCGGGTTCAACCAAGTGTATTCTTTGTTCACTTACATGTTTCTGCATGGGGGATTCTGGCATCTGCTGGGAAACATGTGGTCTTTGTATATTTTCGGGGACAATGTGGAAGCCCATTTCGGTTCGTTGCGTTTTCTGGGGTTTTACGTGCTGTGCGGACTGATTTCCGGGGCATTTCATTTTTTTCTCAATCCGTTTTCCATGGTCCCCACCATTGGCGCCAGCGGGGCCATTGCCGGTGTCATGGGCGCATATTTCATGCTGTATCCCCGGGCTAAGATCCTGACACTGATCCCCATCATCATCATTCCCTGGTTTGTTGAAATACCCGCATTCATATTTCTGGGGTTCTGGTTTTTGATTCAGTTTCTGAACGCTGCCGGTGAAGGGGCCGGAGCCGGGATTGCCTGGTGGGCACATATCGGAGGATTCATCGCCGGGCTGGTGCTGGTGAAACTCAACCGCCAGGTTCCCGGAACCGGCGCCCGGCAGAAAATTCAACAGTACACCCGAAAACAGCACACCCCGAAACTTCAGACCATACTGGCCACCCCGGCTTCCGATGAATCGGATCTGTACGGCACCATCGAGGTGTCGTCTCTGGAAGCGTTGACGGGTACAAAAAAATTGATCACCATCCCCTGGGGGTTTTCCAAACCCTTGTACCGGGTCACCATTCCCCCCGGGGTGAAACAGGGAAACCGGCTGCGCCTGGCCGGCATGGGCCGGTCATTGCCTGGAAAGCCCAAAGGAGATATGTTTTTAACCATACGGATTAAAAATGCGATTTAA